From Neobacillus sp. PS2-9, the proteins below share one genomic window:
- the rplV gene encoding 50S ribosomal protein L22, whose amino-acid sequence MQAKAVARTVRIAPRKARLVVDLIRGKQVGEAVAILNLTPKAASPIVEKVLKSAMANAEHNYEMDVNNLVVTQAFVDEGPTLKRFRPRAMGRASQINKRTSHITIVLSEKKEG is encoded by the coding sequence ATGCAAGCTAAAGCTGTTGCAAGAACAGTTCGTATTGCTCCTCGTAAAGCACGTTTAGTCGTTGATTTAATCCGAGGAAAGCAAGTTGGTGAAGCGGTGGCGATTTTAAATCTCACTCCTAAGGCTGCTTCTCCAATCGTAGAAAAAGTATTAAAATCAGCTATGGCAAATGCTGAGCACAACTACGAAATGGACGTTAATAACCTAGTTGTTACTCAAGCATTCGTTGATGAAGGACCGACACTAAAACGTTTCCGTCCTCGCGCTATGGGCCGTGCAAGCCAAATTAACAAACGCACAAGCCACATTACAATCGTTTTATCAGAAAAGAAGGAGGGATAA
- the rpsS gene encoding 30S ribosomal protein S19 has translation MGRSLKKGPFVDDHLMVKVEKLNETESKQVIKTWSRRSTIFPQFIGHTIAVYDGRKHVPVYVTEDMVGHKLGEFAPTRAYKGHGNDDKKTRR, from the coding sequence ATGGGTCGCAGCTTGAAAAAAGGACCATTTGTTGATGATCATTTAATGGTTAAGGTCGAAAAGTTAAATGAAACTGAGAGTAAACAAGTTATTAAAACTTGGTCTCGCCGTTCTACGATCTTCCCACAATTTATCGGCCACACAATCGCAGTTTATGATGGTCGCAAACATGTGCCTGTTTATGTTACTGAAGACATGGTAGGACACAAGCTTGGAGAATTTGCTCCAACACGTGCTTACAAAGGCCATGGTAACGATGATAAGAAAACAAGACGTTAA